In Gloeocapsa sp. PCC 73106, the following proteins share a genomic window:
- a CDS encoding Uma2 family endonuclease: MNLINVSVIGKEVLDAFEEICAANPELRLELSAKGELITLSPTGMETGDKNSRLISRFVVWNESTTPERGLVFDSSTGFKLPNGAIRSPDVSWISKENSDNIAPEERKGFAQIAPDFVLELISESDSLKNVQDKMLEYIDAGVKLGWLLNPYTKTVEIYRQGEEKQVLVNPPTLRDENVLADFVLDLKKIF; encoded by the coding sequence GTGAATTTAATCAACGTTTCGGTAATTGGTAAAGAGGTCTTGGATGCTTTTGAGGAAATATGTGCAGCTAATCCTGAATTGAGATTGGAGTTAAGTGCTAAAGGGGAATTAATCACATTGTCACCTACGGGAATGGAAACAGGAGACAAGAATTCAAGGTTGATTAGTCGTTTTGTGGTTTGGAATGAGTCAACAACTCCAGAGCGTGGATTAGTTTTTGATTCTTCTACGGGCTTTAAATTACCTAATGGCGCTATACGTTCTCCTGATGTTTCTTGGATATCCAAGGAAAATTCAGATAATATTGCTCCTGAAGAAAGAAAAGGGTTTGCTCAGATTGCTCCTGATTTTGTCTTAGAATTGATATCAGAAAGCGATTCTCTTAAAAATGTTCAAGATAAAATGTTGGAGTATATCGACGCAGGAGTAAAACTAGGTTGGTTACTTAATCCTTATACCAAAACTGTAGAAATATATCGCCAAGGGGAGGAAAAGCAGGTACTGGTTAATCCCCCTACTCTAAGGGATGAAAATGTTCTGGCTGATTTTGTTCTGGATTTAAAGAAAATTTTCTAA
- a CDS encoding TolB family protein: MFNRLRSSFLIIGTLLLTSCTTYPRFVNFPFDPSGRSLNSLRSELNPQITPKFIVFASDRNGSQDVYLYDLRNRTLINLPGLNALNEIASDPSVSEDGRYIVFATSVQGKSTIYLYDRSTQQRRNLSNPIQGDVRNPTISANGELIAFEVGTNGQWDIFICDRQGQPK, from the coding sequence ATGTTCAATCGGCTTCGTTCATCTTTTTTGATTATTGGCACTCTACTATTAACAAGCTGCACTACTTATCCTCGCTTTGTCAATTTTCCTTTTGATCCTAGCGGACGTTCCCTCAATAGCTTGAGATCGGAGTTAAATCCTCAAATTACTCCTAAATTTATCGTTTTTGCTTCTGATCGCAATGGTTCTCAAGATGTATATCTCTATGATCTCCGTAACCGCACTTTAATTAACTTACCAGGTTTAAACGCCCTCAATGAGATAGCTTCAGATCCCTCGGTTTCCGAAGACGGTCGTTATATCGTCTTTGCTACTAGCGTTCAGGGAAAATCTACTATCTATCTCTACGATCGCTCAACTCAACAAAGACGCAATCTCTCTAACCCAATTCAGGGAGACGTGCGCAACCCAACTATTAGTGCTAACGGCGAACTCATCGCCTTTGAAGTGGGAACTAATGGTCAGTGGGATATTTTCATTTGCGATCGTCAAGGACAACCTAAATAA
- a CDS encoding TolB family protein, translating into MRYSYLGLAIALFFTPLINACNSVTVNRGPGLLNSRYNDHDPVLSGDGKLVAFVSNRDGKSRIYIYSLEQKTLINLPGLDSASAIAQNPSLSYTGRYIAYISSLSGRPDLILYDRATGRSEFLTRGYRSWLRNPHISPDGRYIVFETSRRGQWDLEVLDRGPFVELDFPDGVPIANP; encoded by the coding sequence TTGCGTTACTCTTATCTTGGGCTGGCGATCGCTCTTTTTTTTACTCCCCTGATTAATGCTTGTAATTCGGTCACCGTCAATCGAGGACCAGGGCTTCTCAATAGTCGCTATAACGATCACGACCCCGTTTTAAGCGGTGATGGGAAATTAGTGGCTTTTGTTTCTAATCGTGATGGCAAGAGTAGGATATATATCTATAGCTTAGAGCAGAAAACACTCATAAATTTGCCGGGATTGGATTCGGCAAGTGCGATCGCGCAAAATCCCAGCTTGAGCTATACGGGACGATATATCGCCTACATTTCTAGTCTCTCTGGACGCCCGGATCTGATCCTCTACGATCGCGCTACGGGTAGATCAGAATTCCTAACTAGAGGTTATCGGAGTTGGCTACGTAACCCTCATATTAGTCCCGATGGTCGTTATATCGTCTTTGAAACCTCTCGTCGAGGTCAATGGGATTTAGAGGTGCTCGATCGCGGTCCTTTTGTTGAATTAGATTTTCCCGATGGTGTTCCTATCGCTAATCCTTGA
- a CDS encoding Ycf66 family protein gives MVNFGLNSASILGIFLAVAGAALYFIRSVRPELSRDHDIFFAAVGLLCGLILLFQGWRLDPILQFGQFLLTGSAIFFAVETMRLRASTAEQARRNSPIVDEERSVSRVYRAELDQIEGYDAEPPDDNPRLRGYVERPSTRRSNYDAEADRSSKSRRSSPRTTPSDSYYDAWENPSGVEPPQSQSRRSSSSRPRRPSSETPSRTRKKSSSRPGDQEYNYYSDYTEPSPSDYVDYQPIDPEQTLPQGETKPRPRKPNPEPPTNFDY, from the coding sequence ATGGTAAATTTTGGACTTAACTCAGCCAGTATTTTGGGTATCTTTCTCGCCGTAGCAGGAGCTGCTCTATACTTCATTCGCTCGGTACGACCAGAATTATCTAGAGATCACGATATTTTCTTTGCCGCTGTCGGGTTACTTTGCGGGTTAATACTCTTATTCCAGGGTTGGAGATTGGACCCTATTTTACAATTTGGTCAGTTTCTTTTGACGGGGTCGGCTATTTTTTTTGCCGTAGAAACCATGCGACTCAGAGCGAGTACAGCAGAACAAGCACGACGTAACTCACCTATAGTTGATGAAGAACGCTCCGTTAGTCGAGTCTATCGCGCCGAATTGGACCAAATTGAAGGTTACGATGCAGAGCCACCTGATGACAACCCTCGACTTAGAGGCTACGTAGAGCGTCCCTCAACGCGTAGAAGTAATTATGACGCAGAAGCAGATCGTAGCTCTAAAAGTCGTCGTAGTTCCCCCAGAACGACCCCTTCTGACTCCTATTATGACGCTTGGGAAAATCCCTCAGGGGTAGAACCACCCCAATCCCAATCTAGAAGAAGTTCCTCTTCTCGTCCCCGTAGACCTTCATCAGAAACACCATCGCGCACCAGAAAAAAATCTTCTTCTCGTCCTGGAGATCAAGAGTATAACTACTACTCAGATTATACTGAACCCAGTCCCAGTGACTACGTTGATTATCAACCCATTGATCCAGAACAAACATTACCTCAAGGAGAAACAAAACCAAGACCGAGAAAGCCCAACCCCGAACCACCCACTAACTTCGATTACTAA
- a CDS encoding GlsB/YeaQ/YmgE family stress response membrane protein: MNIIAWIILGLLSGAIAKAIVPGDQGGNWLTTLLLGVVGAFIGGTLFTFIQTGALQLTAPGLSIPGVFIAVLGAIIAIYLFGLLSRKSF, encoded by the coding sequence ATGAATATCATTGCTTGGATCATTTTAGGTTTATTATCAGGTGCGATCGCTAAAGCTATTGTTCCCGGTGATCAAGGGGGTAACTGGTTGACAACGTTACTTTTGGGTGTCGTAGGAGCTTTCATAGGTGGTACTTTGTTCACTTTTATACAAACTGGAGCTCTGCAATTAACCGCACCCGGTTTAAGTATTCCTGGGGTATTTATCGCGGTTTTGGGTGCGATCATTGCGATTTATCTTTTTGGATTGCTTTCTCGCAAAAGTTTTTAA
- a CDS encoding Dps family protein, whose protein sequence is MRRINIGLTDKQRQGVVNLLNQDLADTYLLLVKTKKFHWDVVGPQFMTLHKLWETHYEALTINVDLIAERIRTLGDYPVGTMEGFLKTCSLKEHPGTIPLATEMVAQLLNDHEQIARNLREHVQQCSEEFEDDGTADFLTGLLEQHEQTAWMLRSFIEGDAIETDGSKPNAKKQIVEV, encoded by the coding sequence ATGCGCAGAATCAATATTGGATTAACCGATAAACAGCGTCAAGGTGTAGTCAATCTACTCAATCAAGATTTGGCAGACACTTACCTGTTACTGGTCAAAACCAAAAAATTTCATTGGGATGTTGTCGGTCCGCAATTCATGACCTTACATAAGCTTTGGGAAACACATTACGAAGCCCTAACAATCAATGTTGATCTTATTGCAGAACGGATCAGAACCTTAGGCGATTATCCGGTGGGAACGATGGAGGGATTTCTCAAGACTTGTTCTCTTAAAGAGCATCCTGGTACTATCCCTCTAGCGACTGAGATGGTTGCTCAATTGTTAAACGATCATGAACAGATAGCCCGGAATCTGCGTGAACACGTTCAGCAATGTAGTGAGGAGTTTGAAGATGACGGGACCGCTGACTTTCTCACCGGTTTGCTGGAGCAGCATGAACAAACGGCTTGGATGTTGCGTTCTTTCATTGAAGGAGACGCTATCGAAACAGATGGCTCAAAGCCAAACGCCAAGAAACAGATAGTAGAAGTTTAG
- a CDS encoding catalase, with amino-acid sequence MTEQSQPQKTAKTESLEEFQVEAGEQLTTNQGVVVEDTDNSLKTGNRGPSLREDFHFQEKLSHFDRERIPERVVHARGSAAHGYFQAYESLAKFTKAHFLQDPSIQTPVFARFSTVGGSRGSADSVRDVRGFSVKFYTQEGNYDLVGNNIPVFFIQDAIKFPDVVHSIKPEPHNEIPQASTAHSNFWDFISLVPESTHMILWLLSDRTLPRSFSRMQGFGVHTYRLVNAEGKFRFVKFHWKPLLGVHSLVFDEAQKLAGKDPDFHRRDLWESIEQGNYPEFELGVQIIEAEDEHKFDFDILDSTKLIPEELVPVLPIGKMVLNRNPDNFFAETEQVAFAPSNVVPGIDFSDDPLLQGRLFSYHDTQQHRLGSPNFANLPINQPVCPFHNNQQDGRMQMQVKTSRVNYFPNSLGQDQPAPSETEGYVHHSERVQGHKIRERSPSFGEHFSQATLFWNSLSAVEKEHVVEAAHFEIGKVEDQGVRERMVERLNHVDHELAKLVAMGVGVAAPKEVATQNHGQSSPALSQESLAVKTVKGRKVAILAADGVDAEQVTTIKQALMDAGAQAQIVSKFLGMIKSADGQEFKVDKTFLTSASLMFDAVYVPGGALSVETLKANGDALEFINEAFRHYKAIAATGEGVELLKKTSAESLQHDQGVITAKTSSHQSKFAKSFIEAIAQHRFWMRTLG; translated from the coding sequence ATGACCGAACAATCTCAACCCCAAAAGACAGCAAAAACCGAATCATTAGAGGAATTTCAGGTTGAAGCTGGAGAGCAACTCACAACCAATCAAGGCGTCGTCGTAGAAGATACAGACAACAGCTTAAAAACGGGTAATCGTGGACCTTCCCTAAGAGAAGATTTCCATTTTCAAGAGAAACTCTCCCACTTCGATCGCGAACGCATCCCTGAGAGAGTCGTTCATGCTCGTGGTTCGGCAGCTCATGGCTACTTCCAAGCTTATGAGTCACTAGCAAAATTCACCAAAGCTCACTTTTTACAAGATCCTTCTATTCAAACCCCTGTTTTTGCTCGCTTCTCCACGGTGGGAGGTTCACGCGGTTCAGCCGACTCTGTGCGTGATGTGCGTGGTTTCTCAGTGAAGTTCTACACGCAAGAGGGCAACTATGACTTGGTCGGCAATAATATTCCCGTATTTTTTATCCAGGATGCCATCAAGTTTCCAGATGTGGTGCACTCAATTAAACCTGAACCTCACAACGAAATACCACAAGCCTCCACTGCGCATAGCAATTTTTGGGATTTCATTTCCTTGGTGCCCGAGTCAACCCATATGATCCTATGGCTACTCAGCGATCGCACATTGCCTCGCAGTTTTAGCCGAATGCAGGGCTTTGGGGTGCATACCTACCGATTAGTAAATGCTGAAGGCAAATTTCGCTTCGTTAAATTTCACTGGAAACCGCTTTTAGGTGTTCATTCCCTGGTATTTGACGAAGCCCAGAAGTTGGCAGGAAAAGATCCTGATTTCCACCGCCGTGATTTGTGGGAATCTATCGAACAGGGGAATTATCCAGAATTTGAGCTGGGTGTGCAGATTATCGAAGCAGAAGACGAACACAAATTCGACTTTGATATCCTTGACTCCACAAAGCTCATTCCTGAAGAGTTAGTTCCGGTACTGCCCATCGGCAAAATGGTGTTGAATCGCAACCCTGATAACTTCTTCGCTGAAACCGAACAAGTTGCCTTCGCTCCTTCTAACGTGGTACCCGGTATCGACTTCAGCGATGATCCCTTGTTGCAAGGTCGTCTGTTTTCTTATCACGATACTCAACAGCATCGCCTTGGTAGCCCAAACTTTGCTAATTTGCCTATTAATCAACCGGTTTGTCCTTTTCATAACAATCAGCAGGACGGAAGGATGCAGATGCAGGTAAAAACTAGTCGAGTCAATTATTTCCCCAATTCCTTGGGACAAGATCAGCCTGCTCCCTCTGAAACTGAAGGCTATGTTCACCACTCTGAGCGAGTTCAAGGACACAAAATTCGGGAACGTAGCCCTAGCTTTGGTGAACATTTTAGTCAAGCTACTTTGTTCTGGAATAGCCTGTCAGCAGTTGAAAAAGAACATGTGGTTGAAGCGGCTCATTTTGAAATCGGCAAAGTTGAAGATCAAGGCGTTAGGGAAAGAATGGTTGAGCGTCTAAACCATGTCGATCACGAATTGGCAAAACTGGTCGCTATGGGGGTTGGAGTAGCTGCACCTAAAGAAGTTGCAACTCAGAACCATGGGCAAAGTTCACCAGCACTTAGTCAAGAATCTTTGGCGGTCAAAACGGTAAAAGGTCGTAAGGTGGCTATCTTGGCAGCAGACGGTGTAGATGCTGAACAAGTTACCACTATTAAGCAAGCGTTGATGGATGCGGGTGCGCAAGCACAGATCGTGTCGAAATTTTTGGGCATGATCAAGAGTGCTGATGGTCAAGAATTTAAGGTTGATAAAACCTTCCTTACCAGTGCATCTTTGATGTTCGACGCAGTGTATGTTCCCGGTGGTGCCCTAAGCGTTGAAACCCTCAAAGCTAATGGGGATGCTCTTGAGTTTATTAATGAGGCATTTCGACATTATAAAGCGATCGCGGCAACGGGTGAAGGAGTCGAGTTACTCAAAAAAACTAGCGCCGAATCTCTCCAACATGATCAAGGAGTGATTACCGCTAAAACATCATCTCACCAAAGTAAGTTTGCTAAATCGTTTATAGAGGCGATCGCCCAGCATCGTTTCTGGATGCGCACTCTAGGCTAA